Genomic DNA from Hordeum vulgare subsp. vulgare chromosome 2H, MorexV3_pseudomolecules_assembly, whole genome shotgun sequence:
gaagattaaagtccaagacaaaatcatgacgaagaagaaaatcaaaaaagaagacaatgccacctccattggcagccaagacacggtgtgcaaacctctccaacatgcactcaataccctagaaagaagggctataatggctacaaagcctataaagcctagaagacctaaaaactaggtgcatgatggacaaggagaaagaaggaggaaataatagaggagccttctcccggaagccatccaagaggtgctctcttgcctataaaaggaggagccttgctgcgaagagagacaccagacggagaagaaccagccacagatagagcacagagttgcaactcagctagcaagctctttggtcagtagtagtagtagtagtacttcctcatcgtgtaataaagagctacaatatttagagcatttgtaagctcgcgaaggtagttagaaggtaatttctttacccttgtgtaaacccttcgggggttcccgaaagggaaaaccatatgtaaattatgttgtggaaatgatgtagttccgtgttttcacttggtattttatttttgaatttatggaacgagttcttatgctagggatcctataggagaaaactctgccggtagttctctgtgtagccttttatggcatttgaatgagaaccttatggccgtagagaagtgttcccttcgggtggaactgcctgggaagacgataggaatttactccataaatttgcaactaaaacatcaagtgaacgaacttagctacatctgaaacaacataatgataaatatggtgagtactgagtaggatattacaccactgcgtacacctcagtcgtcttgttggcctcgacagcccctcaaagatcctgcaatataagcgaaataatttaaaaacatttcgtattaaaaataatataaaataaataaataagtttgTATTTACTCGTATACGTAATCACGTATATCAACATTAAAACCTGAATTtataacttaatatagtttagatTTATTATACATATTTTAATTATTCTGTATatttggtatatatatatatatatatatatatatatataggaggaagggagaggaggaggcagcctcaaaccctcaaggtttggccgaaattggaggtggaggagtcctactccaatcctactatgagtaggattcctcctttccacttggaaaccctttccaccttttccacctttgtgtttttgcctctcaaacctcatggcttatgtcagcccaccagGGCCTGGTTTGTATCGTccaacagcccataaggcccctcggggcgtgacacccctcccgatggtccccgataccctcccggcactcctggtacactaccgatgagcccgaaactttcccgtgacaaaaacaggacttcctatatatcaaactttacctccagaccattccggagctcctcgcgacatccgagatctcatctgggactccgaacaactttcggttaccaacacctataactcaactataccgaaacgtcaccgaaccttaagtatgcagaccgtgcgggttcgagaactatgcagacatgaccgatacacctctacgatcaataaccaatagcgggacctggatgcccatattggctcctacatattctacgaagatctttatcggttgaacctctatgtcaaggattcatttaatcccgtatgttgttccctttgtccttcggtatgttacttgcccgagattcgatcgtcggtatctctatacctagttcaatctcgttatcggcaagtctctttactcgttccataatacaagatctcgtggctaattccttagtcacattgcttgcaaggcttattgtgatgttgtattacggagtgggccccgagatacctctccgtcatacggagtgacaaatcccagtctcgattcacgccaacccaacagacaccttcggagatacctatagagcacctttatagccacccagttacgttgcgacgtttggtacacacaagttattcctccggtgtccgggtgttgcatgatctcatggttataggaacagatacattgacatgcagaaaacaggagcaataaactgacacgatcatatgctacgtttatagtttgggtcttgtccatcacatcattttcctaatgatgtgatcccgttatcaagtgacaacacttgcctatggccaggaaaccttgaccatctttgattaacgagctagtcaactagaggctctctagggacagtgtgttgtctatgtatccacacatgtatgagtttccaatctatacaattctagcatggataatgaacgattatcatgaaattgcctctagggcatattttcaacaggacCTGTCGCGGCCCGCCGGCGGCTGGTATGGCCGGAATCGAAGGTGGTGCCCGTCGGCGGTGGGTGGGGGAaaagcgcgggctgaaatgttCCACCAACCAACCGCTCTAGATATATACATGGCATCGACGGGGCGGGGGGAGAACCTGCGTTTTCGCGGGTTGGGACGGGCATTTTGCTGCGGCGCGCAAAAAAATTTACGGGTAGGACGCGCTTGCGGGGTCTGGCATGATTTCCCGCCCTAACCCGTAGTTTGGtggttattttgcgggtcggggCATTATAGTGGGTCTTCTAGAGATGCTCTGATTTAATGGACGAGGCAAATTGTTTGCCtccattttttttttttttgaagtatGAAAAATGAACGAAGCAGTTGAGATTTTGGTTCAGTTTAAAACCCATAATTCATGGCATcattatactccctccggtccATTTTACTCTGCATATTAGAATTGtatcaacatctacaataccaaatacACATTTCATGAAACTACAtttcgtaatgaatctaacaatattaatttgacattgtgaatgttgatatatgtttctataaatttgatcaaagtagagatactttgacttcggacaaagctaatatgcagactaaaaaggaccggagggagtatatcattaTATATCTGTCCACTACTCAAAAGCAACCAACCAAGGGTCCAAACTCTAGACTGAACTAGATCTACAATCTAAACAAAaggtttttctttctttctccctGTACAGTATGAAGATGTTTCAGGCAGATGCTGGAGGAACTAGGCGAGATCGACGTCAACCTGGAAAGGGGGCATGCCTTCTTTGCCCTCGGCGAGCTTGACACCAAGCTGACCCGTGCTACCCGCTCCACACGCGTACAGCTTGCCGGATTCGGTGAGGGCAACTGTGTGAGACGGCACCGTTATGTTGTTGTGCCAATCCCAGGCATTCGTCGAGCTAATCTGCACAAACCTTTCATTTGGCCCGGTGAGTGAGGTGACTAACTTGGGAGCCATGgcctcgtcctcgtcgtcctgAAACCAAGAGCGATCATGCATACATTCAGTAAGTAATTTGACAAGATCGATAGTTGGGTGTTGCAAGTTAGTTCACATGATTGATCGATCGCACCTGGCAGCCTAGGACGTAGGATCCCCTCCCAAAGAAATAGACATCGCCATTATCCGCGATGACAAAGGTGCTGTATTGGCCAGCCGAAACGTGGACAGCCTTGGAGGTTTCCACCGCCGTCGGGATCATGCGTTCTTGAACATCTCCATGTCCTAGACAGCCACAGTGACCCCATCCCCAGGTGAACACGCGCCCGTCGCAGCTCAGGACCGTGGCGTGCCAGGCACCGGCTGATATTGACATTGGCCTTACGTTGATTTCCCCAAAGTGTGCGATCAGCTGAGGGATACCCTCATTGTTCTTGTTCCCATGCCCAAGCTTGCCTCCTTGACCACAGCCCACAGAGTACACTGACCTGAATATTAATCAAACAAATATAAAGAGGAACATTTTTTTTTCAGTTAtgtgaatggacatgcaattggaTAAGCAAGcaaagacatcataggataggatCAAGCAAATGCTTACATTCCGGTGGGCTGGTAGGCTAACAGAAGGAGGTAACAGCTGCCGGCAGAAATCTGCGCAACAAGTACATTCTCAAGGGGTCCAGAGACAAGACGGGGCTCGACATCGGTGTAATCTGATTGATGGCCTAGCCTCTCGTCGTCGCGGCCCCAGGAGAAAGTATAAACCCGGCCTTCTCTAGACAGAACCGCCGAGAAGAGGGCCCCTATAGTTGCTTGCACTACAAAGATGCCCTTCAGTGACTCCACTACTTTGGGACTGTCAACGTAGTCAGTAGCAGCTGTTCCATTCAAACTATACCCCCCAAAGCTCTCGATTCCAAATACGTAAACACTGCCCGTGTTGCTCACAAGCATTGTTCGCTTCAATCCAACTGCAGCTTGTGTGATCCTGATGCCTTGCAGAGACCTATAAATGCAGCAACAGTTTGTAACACCGGCACACAAGATTCTAAGAATTCATCCAAATCAACGTACTCTACCTGATAAGGCATGGCTTGAACTTGTCTTCTGTGTCCCCAAGGCCAAGCTGGCCCGAGGAATTCATGCCAAATGAGTATACGTCCCCATTTGTTGTGACAACAATGCTGTGGCCTGGTCCAGCAGTGACCTGAGATTTCCCGCGGCGGCAATTCTTCTCGCCGACCAAAATGTATCCAAGAACAAGCTTCCAAGAGCCCCCGCACCTTTGCTTCAGCCActccttctcttctggtttcatcGTCTTAAACATGGCCCTTTGCTGGCACATGTCGAATGCTGCAAGTTCCGGAAGTGGTAATTTCAAGTCTGGTGGGAATTTTGCCGGATTTCTGAAGAATTTACATGTAGCCTGAAACAGCACAACATCTCCACATCATAACTGGCATTTTATAATACTCAAAAGTGCTGAAAGCATAAGAATGCAATTGCACAACTTACCTCCAAAGCAGCAAGATCTTTAGGATCCAGCTCAGAGGATGAGAGCACATGGAGGAGAATGGACGGGCTCGCGGTTAGGGGGAATTGCCCTACGGCTTCTTCTCCGGAGAAATGACGCTTCGCAAGGTCCAGTTCTCGATCTGGCGAAGTTGAACGTGGGGCCACATCATTCACTATGTTGTGGAATTCTGTAACCACTGCGGGGTTGCTTGCTGTAGCATCCATTGGGCACTCCATGATCTGTAGCTACTGAGAAAAAAAGTAGATATTTATCTAGTAAataaaatcatacatactgagttGTCAAATGGCTATAAATGTATGAATCTAGAGTCCTAACAAACAAGGCAACTTCATTCTTGTAGATAAAGTAATTACTCAACTCATGCATTGTTTCTTCTTTCAGAATTCGAAACAGCAACATTCTTGTAGACAAGGCAATCAGTCAAATAGATATCATACATTGTTTCTTTTTAAGAGTATAAAATAGTTTGCTGCAACATTAATCGTGAAGACATTATAATTACATGATGATCATAGAGCATGAATGGAAGAGATATGATGCTAATAAGTTGAGCAATTATGAAGATGCCGTTATTGTTGGTTACAAACTTACGACCGACCCAAAAACACCTGGTTCTGATCATGCGGGTCTATGATCATAGCATGACATATTGACATACTAGCATCAGAATCCAATGCACTACCCGAACGGCGACGAGCAAATATAGCATAGATTCTAACAAGGTGAACCGATCATCATGATCAGTGACATCAGTCAATTGCAATCCAATCAAGATCAAGATCACGAAAAGCGGAggcatccgctatctcaagtcccgaTATGCATCGCGTGCCTGAAACCCCAACTCCGCACTCCATGCTGCGCGCAGTCGCCAACAAAGAAGTGAATGAAGAAGtaatgaggatttctcatgaacgAACACGGATGATCCTTCCTTTTctatacgacgacgacaactgacTCGAATAACCACCCCATCTACCAAACCTTCCCGATCCCACGAACTCCACCCCAAAAAGACCCCGAACAGAGATACCTGTATAGATTACAAGGTCAGGGATGCTGTGTGATCACATGGAATTCGGCAAGGCGCAGTCCGATCAGGCGGTGCTGCGTGATCGAACTCCGCAGCCCTCCGGGTTTATCTGACCTTGGCAATGTCGCAGGAGTTGGGTTTTGTGGGGAGGgggtgaagagagagagagagagagagagagaattaggAAACCACCCTTCCCGTATATATATACGCATACAAGTTAGTAGGCGCCACATCAGCAATGCGGTCTCGTGGCCCTAGATTCTCTGCGTCGATCCTAACAAACCCCCTCTCGTGTTGGTGTTGAGATGGTAGTCACAGGGTCAAAATTGACAGCAAGTTCCCTTCGGGGGCATCCGATAAAATTGACAGCAATGAGATAAAACCCGACCTTGCACGGGAGTATTAGATGGGAAGGGGAGTGGGGATTTAGAGGAGTTTTTCTTTTGAAGGAAGGGATTTGGAGGAGATAGCTGCGACGAGTTAGACAtgggaagtactccctccgtcccaaaataagtgttgcTGTTTTACTATAAAATTTGTATTAACTTAGTACTAAATTTGTGACACTTAttctgggacggagggagtactacttagCAAAAGGAACTTCAACAAACCGATGAAATTTCATGCAAATCGGGCGATTTTGATTTAAACAGGATCACATTCGTCACTTTTTTGGAAAACTTCATTAAAGAAAAGTGTCCGGAAGTTAAACTAGTCAATATCCTCACCAGCGTCTGCGGGTCAAGTCTTTGTCCACTACAGGAAAA
This window encodes:
- the LOC123430439 gene encoding ultraviolet-B receptor UVR8-like; the protein is MECPMDATASNPAVVTEFHNIVNDVAPRSTSPDRELDLAKRHFSGEEAVGQFPLTASPSILLHVLSSSELDPKDLAALEATCKFFRNPAKFPPDLKLPLPELAAFDMCQQRAMFKTMKPEEKEWLKQRCGGSWKLVLGYILVGEKNCRRGKSQVTAGPGHSIVVTTNGDVYSFGMNSSGQLGLGDTEDKFKPCLIRSLQGIRITQAAVGLKRTMLVSNTGSVYVFGIESFGGYSLNGTAATDYVDSPKVVESLKGIFVVQATIGALFSAVLSREGRVYTFSWGRDDERLGHQSDYTDVEPRLVSGPLENVLVAQISAGSCYLLLLAYQPTGMSVYSVGCGQGGKLGHGNKNNEGIPQLIAHFGEINVRPMSISAGAWHATVLSCDGRVFTWGWGHCGCLGHGDVQERMIPTAVETSKAVHVSAGQYSTFVIADNGDVYFFGRGSYVLGCQDDEDEAMAPKLVTSLTGPNERFVQISSTNAWDWHNNITVPSHTVALTESGKLYACGAGSTGQLGVKLAEGKEGMPPFQVDVDLA